From the Sphingomonas aliaeris genome, one window contains:
- a CDS encoding FAD binding domain-containing protein → MKPFTYTRATSPAEAAAAVARTPGAKFIAGGTNLLDLMKLQIETPAHLIDVQDLKLDRIEKTKDGGLRIGALVRNTALASDETVRRDYGVLSRALLAGASGQLRNKATTAGNLLQRTRCPYFYDTNQACNKRKPGSGCAAIGGFSRNLAILGTSDACIATHPSDMAVAMRVLDATVETARPDGGTRAIAIADFHTLPGKTPHIETVLAPGELITAVTLPAPVGGTHIYHKVRDRASYAFALISVAAVIQPGGRGRLAFGGLAHKPWQVDAADQKIGSGAKPVAAAVLAGAKTTSQNAFKLPLVERSISAVFAEARAQA, encoded by the coding sequence ATGAAGCCATTCACCTATACCCGTGCGACGTCGCCGGCCGAAGCCGCTGCCGCAGTCGCCCGCACGCCAGGCGCGAAGTTCATCGCCGGCGGGACCAATCTGCTCGACCTGATGAAATTGCAGATCGAGACGCCTGCGCACCTGATCGACGTGCAGGACCTGAAACTCGACCGGATCGAGAAGACGAAGGATGGCGGTCTTCGCATCGGTGCGCTCGTTCGCAACACTGCGCTTGCCTCGGACGAGACGGTCCGGCGGGATTACGGCGTGCTCAGCCGCGCACTGCTTGCCGGCGCATCGGGCCAGTTGCGCAACAAGGCGACCACGGCGGGGAATCTGCTGCAACGGACGCGCTGCCCGTATTTCTACGACACCAATCAGGCGTGCAACAAGCGCAAGCCCGGGTCCGGTTGTGCCGCGATCGGCGGGTTCAGCCGAAATCTCGCGATCCTGGGGACCAGCGACGCGTGCATCGCGACGCATCCCAGCGATATGGCGGTGGCGATGCGCGTACTGGATGCCACGGTCGAAACCGCCCGTCCGGATGGCGGCACGCGCGCGATCGCGATCGCCGACTTCCATACGCTGCCGGGCAAGACTCCGCATATCGAGACCGTGCTGGCGCCGGGTGAGTTGATCACCGCGGTGACGTTGCCGGCGCCGGTCGGGGGGACGCATATCTATCACAAGGTGCGCGACCGCGCGTCCTACGCATTCGCGTTGATCTCGGTTGCCGCCGTCATCCAACCCGGCGGCCGGGGCCGCCTGGCCTTTGGCGGGCTTGCTCACAAACCTTGGCAAGTCGATGCGGCCGACCAGAAGATCGGCAGTGGCGCGAAGCCCGTGGCCGCAGCCGTTCTGGCCGGTGCGAAGACGACGTCGCAAAATGCATTCAAGCTGCCGCTCGTCGAACGATCGATCAGCGCGGTATTCGCCGAAGCGAGGGCACAGGCATGA